AAGCGCGTGGACCTTCTCCATCGACATGCGCTCCTACGTGCAATGGCGGCCGCGCGTGGCGGCGAAGAAAAAGGCCTAGCGATCGCGAGCGGGGCGAGGCGATTGGCGTGCGCCGGCGCAGGCCCCGGGCGAATCGCGCGCGCGGGCGGGCTCAGAGCGGCGCGCGCGGCTGTATTTGGAGCGGCGCGCAACTATACTGGCGTAGCGCTTGAGCTTTTAGCGGCGCGCGCTGCGGGCGAGCATATCGGTGCGGCGCGGCCATGCGATCGAGTCTCTTCGGGTCGGGGTGTGGCGCAGCCTGGTAGCGCACACGCTTGGGGTGCGTGTGGTCGCCGGTTCAAATCCGGCCACCCCGACCAAACAAATATCTTGCCAATTCAAGCATTTATATGATTTCTAGTTCAGCACTGAATTAGATGAATCGGCTGTTTGTGCCCAATTTTGTGCCCCATCGACCATAGAATTGGCCGCTTCGGTGCCGCTCTCAACACCCTCTAAGGTCGCGATGGCGGCGCGGCGGGCTTGGACTCGGATGTGCGCGTAACGGGCAAGCATCCTGTGGCTTACGTGTCCCGCAAGCTGGCGGATCGTCTCTTCGGACACCGCCGAGTTCTCAGCGAGTCGCGTCACGAATGTATGCCGGGCATCGTACAGCCGATAATCGACCCCAACCTTTCGCCGCGCTGTATTCCAAGCGC
The nucleotide sequence above comes from Candidatus Binataceae bacterium. Encoded proteins:
- a CDS encoding tyrosine-type recombinase/integrase, coding for LTRRACAALTLWLSRFADAGPDAFVFPFHHVGFTGNGREPHIWGVDLNRPMGTYSYKRAWNTARRKVGVDYRLYDARHTFVTRLAENSAVSEETIRQLAGHVSHRMLARYAHIRVQARRAAIATLEGVESGTEAANSMVDGAQNWAQTADSSNSVLN